The following coding sequences are from one Rhodocyclaceae bacterium window:
- the ntrC gene encoding nitrogen regulation protein NR(I), whose protein sequence is MKSVWVIDDDKSIRWVFEKALTRESIEYKSFASAQDALTALNSSVPQVVVSDIRMPGASGLDLLQRIKAEHPEVPVIVMTAYSDLESAVAAFQGGAFEYLPKPFDVNHAVELIRRAIDESVRQTESTEETTSTPEILGQAPSMQEVFRAIGRLSQSHATVLITGESGSGKELVARALHRHSPRSTKPFIAINTAAIPKDLLESELFGHERGSFTGAQAMRRGRFEQADAGTLFLDEIGDMPAELQTRLLRVLSDGQFYRVGGHQPIKANVRVIAATHQDLEQRVKQGLFREDLYHRLNVIRLRLPPMRERREDIPLLARFFLLKSARELGVEPKRLSEAALRHLSAQDLPGNVRQLENLCHWLSVMAPGMNVEVNDLPPELRGETTASAEQNWLLALEREVEQSFGRGEQGIIDQLSRDFERTLIVKALQHTGGRRIEAATLLGLGRNTLTRKIQELGLEEKAPAAG, encoded by the coding sequence ATGAAATCTGTCTGGGTCATCGATGACGACAAGTCGATCCGCTGGGTGTTCGAGAAGGCGCTCACGCGCGAGAGCATCGAGTACAAGAGTTTCGCCTCCGCGCAGGACGCGCTCACCGCGCTGAACAGCTCCGTCCCGCAGGTGGTGGTCAGCGACATCCGGATGCCGGGTGCGTCGGGGCTCGACCTGCTGCAGCGGATCAAGGCCGAGCATCCCGAAGTGCCGGTGATCGTGATGACTGCCTACTCGGACCTGGAGAGTGCGGTGGCGGCGTTCCAGGGCGGCGCGTTCGAATACCTGCCCAAGCCGTTCGACGTCAACCACGCGGTCGAACTGATCCGGCGCGCGATCGACGAGAGCGTGCGGCAGACCGAGAGCACCGAAGAGACCACTTCCACGCCAGAAATCCTCGGGCAGGCGCCGTCGATGCAGGAGGTGTTCCGCGCGATCGGCCGCCTCTCGCAGTCGCATGCCACGGTGCTGATCACCGGCGAGTCGGGTAGCGGCAAGGAGCTGGTCGCGCGGGCCCTGCACCGGCACAGCCCGCGCTCCACCAAGCCGTTCATCGCGATCAATACCGCGGCGATCCCGAAGGACCTGCTGGAGTCCGAACTGTTCGGCCACGAGCGCGGATCGTTCACCGGCGCGCAGGCAATGCGCCGTGGCCGCTTCGAGCAGGCCGATGCCGGCACGCTGTTCCTCGACGAGATCGGCGACATGCCGGCGGAACTGCAGACGCGCCTGCTGCGCGTGCTGTCCGACGGGCAGTTCTACCGCGTCGGCGGGCACCAGCCGATCAAGGCGAACGTACGCGTGATCGCCGCGACCCACCAGGACCTCGAGCAGCGCGTGAAGCAGGGCCTGTTCCGGGAAGACCTCTACCATCGGCTGAACGTGATCCGCCTGCGGCTGCCGCCGATGCGCGAGCGGCGCGAGGACATCCCGCTGCTCGCCAGGTTCTTCCTGCTGAAGAGCGCGCGCGAACTGGGCGTGGAACCGAAGCGGCTGTCAGAAGCCGCGCTGCGCCACCTGTCCGCGCAGGACCTCCCCGGCAACGTGCGCCAGCTCGAGAACCTCTGCCACTGGCTGAGCGTGATGGCGCCCGGCATGAATGTCGAGGTGAACGACCTGCCGCCGGAGCTGCGCGGCGAGACGACAGCCAGCGCCGAGCAGAACTGGCTGCTCGCGCTCGAGCGCGAGGTGGAGCAGTCGTTCGGCCGTGGCGAGCAGGGGATCATCGACCAGCTGTCGCGCGATTTCGAACGCACGCTGATCGTCAAGGCGCTGCAGCACACCGGGGGACGGCGGATCGAGGCAGCGACGCTGCTCGGCCTCGGACGCAACACCTTGACGCGCAAGATCCAGGAACTCGGGCTCGAGGAGAAGGCGCCGGCGGCTGGCTGA
- a CDS encoding undecaprenyl-diphosphate phosphatase produces the protein MEFLGLWHAVMLGVLEGLTEFLPVSSTGHLIIAQDMFGLNDARGKAFAIFIQLGAILAVCVAYRDKLFEVTAGLGRDPSARRFVANVLIAFIPAMVMGAVLHGVIKTYLFSPVTVAVALIVGGVVILWVESRPRQPRVRDIDDLTWLDALKVGLCQCVALFPGASRAGSTIIGGMLVGLSRETATRFSFFLAMPTMAAAVTYDLYKNAAILSWDDAGAFAAGFVAAFITALVTVQALLAYVSRHSFAPFGWYRIALGLVVLWYFL, from the coding sequence GTGGAATTTCTTGGTCTGTGGCATGCGGTCATGCTGGGCGTCCTCGAAGGACTCACCGAGTTCCTGCCTGTCTCGAGTACCGGCCACCTCATCATCGCCCAGGACATGTTCGGCTTGAACGATGCCCGCGGCAAGGCGTTTGCGATCTTCATCCAGTTGGGCGCCATCCTGGCGGTGTGCGTGGCCTATCGCGACAAGCTGTTCGAAGTGACCGCTGGCCTGGGCCGCGATCCGTCGGCGCGCCGGTTCGTGGCCAACGTGCTGATCGCGTTCATTCCGGCCATGGTGATGGGCGCGGTGCTGCACGGCGTGATCAAGACCTATCTGTTCTCGCCGGTCACGGTGGCCGTTGCGCTGATCGTCGGCGGCGTGGTCATCCTGTGGGTGGAGTCACGGCCGCGCCAGCCGCGCGTGCGCGACATCGACGATCTCACCTGGCTCGATGCGCTGAAGGTCGGGCTCTGCCAGTGCGTCGCACTGTTCCCCGGCGCCTCGCGCGCCGGGTCGACGATCATCGGCGGCATGCTGGTCGGGTTGTCGCGCGAGACCGCGACCCGCTTCTCGTTCTTCCTCGCGATGCCGACGATGGCCGCCGCGGTGACCTATGACCTCTACAAGAATGCCGCCATCCTGTCCTGGGACGACGCCGGTGCGTTCGCCGCAGGCTTCGTGGCGGCGTTCATCACGGCGCTGGTGACGGTGCAGGCGCTGCTTGCCTACGTCTCGCGGCACAGCTTCGCGCCGTTCGGCTGGTACCGGATCGCGCTCGGACTGGTCGTGCTGTGGTACTTCCTGTAG
- a CDS encoding rhodanese-like domain-containing protein, with protein sequence MTLPTIDALRERARERARALDVPYAGCLEPAEAWMLLQHDAVARLVDVRSRAEWEFVGRVPGAVEIEWKSWPGMVPNAAFLDTLAGKVDRTAPLLFLCRSGGRSHDAALAATAAGFTACYNVLQGFEGDRDDAAHRNTLGGWRAAGLPWSQG encoded by the coding sequence ATGACCCTTCCAACCATCGATGCGCTGCGCGAGCGGGCACGCGAGCGTGCCCGCGCACTGGACGTCCCGTACGCCGGTTGCCTGGAACCCGCCGAAGCCTGGATGCTCCTCCAGCATGATGCCGTGGCACGGCTGGTCGACGTCCGGTCGCGCGCGGAATGGGAGTTCGTCGGCCGCGTCCCGGGCGCGGTCGAGATCGAGTGGAAGAGCTGGCCGGGAATGGTCCCCAATGCAGCCTTCCTCGACACGCTGGCCGGGAAGGTCGACCGCACCGCGCCGCTGCTGTTCCTCTGCCGCAGCGGCGGACGTTCGCACGATGCCGCGCTGGCAGCCACCGCGGCCGGATTCACCGCCTGCTACAACGTGCTGCAGGGATTCGAGGGGGACCGCGACGATGCGGCACACCGCAACACCCTGGGCGGCTGGCGCGCCGCGGGGCTGCCCTGGAGCCAGGGCTGA
- a CDS encoding PAS domain-containing protein: MRTSIQKRIGGPVSEAHSTLGSFRAGAAFAGLEMLVTAVLIVDEQFVIRYANPAAENLFGLSRNLMLQQALDDVFTRDEALAAALDSARTNNAGYSDYDVKLSAVGRADRHHLICSVMPVDLPGEASSDVGYLLEMRPITQQIKAAREERILDQTQANRELVRNLAHEIRNPLGGIRGAAQLLDAELDRADLREYTRVVMHEADRLQSLMDRMLTPHRLPQVGALNIHEVIERVRSVMLAEYPDGLVVKRDYDTSLPLLTGDREQILQAVLNIVRNAAQAMSGQGQIVLRTRIARSVTLARRRYRQAITLQVIDNGPGIPESVRERVFYPLVSAREGGSGLGLTLAQTFVSQHCGTIEFDSAPGRTCFSVTLPLGDEGGTGPRGDPSGLSHSNAAK, from the coding sequence ATGCGGACGTCAATCCAGAAACGCATTGGCGGTCCCGTGAGCGAAGCGCACTCGACGCTCGGATCGTTTCGCGCGGGCGCAGCCTTCGCAGGCCTCGAGATGCTCGTCACGGCAGTGCTGATCGTCGACGAGCAATTCGTCATTCGCTACGCCAACCCGGCCGCGGAGAACCTGTTCGGGTTGTCGCGCAACCTGATGCTGCAACAGGCACTCGATGATGTGTTCACCCGCGACGAGGCGCTGGCTGCCGCGCTCGATTCCGCTCGCACGAACAATGCAGGGTATTCCGACTACGACGTGAAGCTCAGTGCGGTGGGCCGCGCGGACCGGCACCACCTGATCTGCTCGGTGATGCCGGTGGACCTGCCGGGGGAAGCTTCGAGCGACGTGGGCTACCTGCTCGAAATGCGTCCGATCACCCAGCAGATCAAGGCGGCGCGCGAGGAACGCATCCTCGACCAGACGCAGGCCAACCGCGAACTGGTGCGGAACCTGGCGCACGAGATCCGCAATCCGCTCGGCGGCATCCGGGGCGCCGCGCAGCTGCTCGACGCGGAGCTCGACCGCGCGGACCTGCGCGAGTACACGCGCGTGGTGATGCACGAGGCCGACCGTCTGCAGTCGCTGATGGACCGCATGCTCACGCCGCATCGCCTGCCGCAGGTGGGTGCTCTGAACATCCACGAGGTGATCGAGCGGGTACGCAGCGTGATGCTCGCCGAGTATCCCGACGGGCTCGTGGTGAAACGCGACTACGACACCAGTCTGCCGCTGCTCACCGGCGACCGCGAGCAGATCCTGCAGGCGGTGCTGAACATCGTGCGCAACGCCGCGCAGGCGATGAGCGGGCAGGGCCAGATCGTGCTGCGTACGCGCATCGCGCGTTCGGTGACGCTGGCGCGCCGTCGCTATCGGCAGGCGATCACGCTGCAGGTGATCGACAACGGCCCGGGCATCCCGGAGTCGGTACGCGAGCGTGTGTTCTATCCGCTGGTGTCGGCGCGCGAGGGCGGCAGCGGGCTCGGCCTCACGCTTGCCCAGACCTTCGTCAGCCAGCACTGCGGCACCATCGAATTCGACAGCGCGCCCGGCCGCACCTGCTTCTCCGTGACCCTTCCGCTCGGCGACGAAGGCGGCACAGGGCCGCGCGGGGATCCGTCGGGCCTATCCCATTCCAATGCAGCCAAGTGA
- a CDS encoding DUF4124 domain-containing protein, whose translation MLTMVLVAIPLWLPAMARADIHRCIDTDGLVTFTDSPSRRFKECTLLYRETPGGGSAQRAAPGAGASPPGAGTARPRTESPAATPRGNPGPENFPRVERSEQRDRDLKARQIVERELSSEQRLLEDARRQIAALGPASADRPDPRLRELQNAVSRHERNIAEIQRQLAVMK comes from the coding sequence ATGTTGACGATGGTGCTTGTCGCCATACCGCTGTGGCTGCCCGCGATGGCGAGGGCCGACATCCATCGGTGCATCGACACCGACGGCCTGGTCACGTTCACCGACAGTCCGTCGCGCAGGTTCAAGGAATGCACCCTGCTCTACCGGGAGACGCCGGGGGGCGGGTCGGCGCAGCGGGCCGCTCCAGGCGCCGGTGCATCGCCGCCCGGAGCGGGCACCGCACGTCCGCGCACGGAATCGCCTGCCGCTACGCCGCGCGGCAATCCCGGGCCGGAGAACTTCCCGCGCGTCGAGCGCAGCGAGCAGCGCGATCGGGACCTGAAGGCACGACAGATCGTCGAGCGCGAACTGTCGAGCGAGCAGCGGCTGCTCGAGGATGCACGCCGGCAGATCGCCGCGCTGGGACCTGCCAGCGCCGATCGACCGGATCCCCGTCTGCGCGAATTGCAGAACGCCGTTTCGAGGCACGAACGCAACATCGCCGAGATCCAGCGCCAGCTCGCCGTCATGAAGTAG
- the glnA gene encoding type I glutamate--ammonia ligase — protein sequence MATADDVLKMIKDHDVKFVDYRFTDFRGKEQHVSVPSHTVDLAKFDDGHAFDGSSIAGWKGIQASDMLLMPDASTARMDPFTDEPTLIVTCDVIEPSDGKGYDRDPRSLAKRAESYLKSTGIGDVAYFGPEPEFFVFDSVTWHVDMAGAMCKVVSEEAPWASGHEFEGGNRAHRPAVKGGYFPVPPVDSLQDLRSAMCLALEEQGVEVEVHHHEVAAPGQCEIGTKFAPLVQRADWIQILKYTVHNVAHGYGKTATFMPKPVVGDNGSGMHVHQSIWKDGINLFAGNGYAGLSEFALYYIGGIIKHARALNAITNPGTNSYKRLVPGFEAPVHLAYSARNRSASIRIPYVSNPKGRRIEVRFPDPTANPYLAFAAMMMAGLDGVQNKIHPGDPIDKNLYDLEPEEAKNVPSVCSSLDQALDYLDKDREFLTRGGVFSNDMIDAYIALKMEEVTTFRMTTHPVEFQMYYSC from the coding sequence ATGGCCACTGCCGATGACGTACTGAAAATGATCAAAGACCACGATGTGAAGTTCGTGGACTACCGCTTCACCGACTTCCGCGGCAAGGAACAGCACGTCTCGGTGCCGTCGCACACGGTCGACCTCGCCAAGTTCGATGACGGCCATGCCTTCGACGGCTCGTCGATCGCCGGCTGGAAGGGCATCCAGGCGTCCGACATGCTGCTGATGCCCGATGCGTCCACCGCCCGCATGGACCCGTTCACCGACGAACCGACCCTGATCGTCACCTGCGACGTGATCGAGCCTTCCGATGGCAAGGGTTACGACCGCGATCCGCGTTCGCTCGCCAAGCGCGCCGAGTCGTACCTGAAGTCGACGGGCATCGGCGATGTCGCCTACTTCGGTCCCGAACCCGAATTCTTCGTGTTCGACTCGGTCACCTGGCATGTCGACATGGCCGGTGCCATGTGCAAGGTCGTGTCCGAAGAAGCACCGTGGGCCAGCGGCCATGAGTTCGAAGGTGGCAACCGGGCCCACCGCCCGGCGGTCAAGGGCGGGTATTTCCCGGTTCCCCCGGTCGACTCGCTGCAGGATCTGCGTTCGGCGATGTGCCTGGCGCTCGAAGAGCAGGGCGTCGAAGTCGAAGTGCATCACCATGAAGTCGCGGCTCCCGGCCAGTGCGAGATCGGCACCAAGTTCGCCCCGCTGGTCCAGCGCGCCGACTGGATCCAGATCCTCAAGTACACCGTGCACAACGTCGCGCATGGCTACGGCAAGACCGCCACGTTCATGCCGAAGCCGGTCGTCGGCGACAACGGCTCGGGCATGCATGTCCACCAGTCCATCTGGAAGGACGGCATCAACCTGTTCGCCGGCAACGGCTACGCAGGCCTGTCCGAGTTCGCGCTGTACTACATCGGCGGCATCATCAAGCACGCCCGTGCGCTGAACGCGATCACCAATCCGGGCACGAACTCGTACAAGCGCCTCGTCCCCGGCTTCGAGGCGCCGGTGCACCTGGCCTATTCGGCCCGCAACCGTTCCGCATCGATCCGCATCCCGTACGTGTCGAACCCGAAAGGCCGCCGCATCGAGGTGCGCTTCCCGGATCCGACCGCCAACCCGTACCTGGCATTCGCGGCGATGATGATGGCCGGCCTCGATGGCGTGCAGAACAAGATCCACCCGGGCGACCCGATCGACAAGAACCTGTACGACCTCGAGCCGGAAGAGGCGAAGAACGTGCCGTCGGTGTGCTCGTCGCTCGACCAGGCGCTCGACTACCTCGACAAGGACCGCGAGTTCCTGACCCGGGGCGGCGTGTTCTCGAACGACATGATCGATGCGTACATCGCGCTGAAGATGGAAGAAGTGACCACCTTCCGCATGACGACGCACCCGGTCGAGTTCCAGATGTACTACAGCTGCTGA